The following coding sequences are from one Rhipicephalus microplus isolate Deutch F79 chromosome 3, USDA_Rmic, whole genome shotgun sequence window:
- the LOC142804303 gene encoding xaa-Pro dipeptidase-like, whose product MPSSSGVSFTRGEHTLGVPRELHALNRRRLSEKLRSTLGNNADGSFVVLLGGESTTQYCSDREPVFRQESYFHWAFGVEEPDYLGAVDVARGLSYLFMPRLPQSYAVWMGRLPTLEDVRARYGVDEVFYSDAVSDGLRSNGARTLLTLRGRNTDSGKTSAEAKFAGMEGFKVDAGPLFEVIAELRVFKTPLEVEVLRYANRVSSEAHKEVMRRIRPGMYEYQLEALFLHKCYADGGARHVSYTCICCAGGNGAVLHYGHAGAPNDSPIRDGDMCLFDMGCEYYCYSSDITCSFPANGRFTADQRVVYEAVLAASRAVLDAIRPGVSWPDMHRLAERRILEGLVSVGLLKGDVDAMMKARLGATFMPHGLGHFMGLDVHDVGGYLSADPPRPTEPGLRSLRTARTLREGMVLTVEPGCYFIDALLDEALRSPVLSAFLVPGVLQRFRNFGGVRIEDDVLITADGHEMLTQVPRTVAEIEALMAGH is encoded by the coding sequence ATGCCGTCGAGCAGCGGAGTCAGCTTCACTCGGGGAGAGCACACGCTCGGAGTGCCGCGCGAGTTGCACGCACTGAACCGTCGACGTCTCAGCGAGAAGCTGCGGAGCACATTGGGCAACAACGCGGACGGTTCGTTCGTGGTGCTGCTTGGCGGTGAGTCGACGACCCAGTACTGCTCGGACCGGGAGCCCGTGTTTCGTCAGGAGTCCTACTTCCACTGGGCGTTCGGTGTCGAGGAGCCGGATTATTTGGGCGCCGTGGACGTGGCTCGGGGACTTAGCTATCTCTTCATGCCGCGGCTGCCGCAGAGCTACGCGGTTTGGATGGGCCGTCTGCCCACTCTCGAGGACGTGCGAGCGCGCTACGGCGTCGACGAGGTCTTTTACAGCGACGCGGTGAGCGATGGCCTTCGATCGAATGGGGCCCGCACGCTGCTGACCCTTCGGGGCCGCAACACCGACAGcggcaagacgagcgccgaggccAAGTTCGCTGGAATGGAGGGCTTCAAGGTGGACGCCGGGCCGCTGTTCGAGGTGATCGCCGAGCTGCGCGTCTTCAAGACTCCCCTCGAGGTGGAGGTGCTGCGGTACGCGAACCGCGTGAGCAGCGAGGCACACAAAGAGGTGATGCGCCGCATTCGACCGGGAATGTACGAGTACCAGCTCGAGGCACTGTTCCTGCACAAGTGCTACGCCGACGGCGGCGCTAGGCATGTGTCGTACACCTGCATATGCTGTGCCGGTGGCAACGGCGCCGTGCTGCACTACGGCCACGCGGGCGCCCCCAACGACTCGCCCATAAGGGACGGTGACATGTGCCTGTTTGACATGGGCTGCGAGTACTACTGCTACtcgtccgacatcacctgctcgTTCCCGGCCAACGGTCGGTTCACGGCCGACCAGCGCGTCGTGTACGAGGCCGTGCTGGCGGCTAGCCGGGCCGTGCTGGACGCCATCCGGCCGGGTGTCTCGTGGCCCGACATGCATCGGCTTGCCGAGCGGCGCATCCTGGAAGGGCTGGTCTCCGTTGGCCTGTTGAAAGGCGACGTGGACGCCATGATGAAAGCTCGACTGGGCGCCACCTTCATGCCGCACGGCCTGGGCCACTTCATGGGGCTCGACGTGCACGACGTGGGAGGTTACTTGAGCGCCGACCCTCCGCGACCCACCGAGCCCGGACTGCGCTCCCTGCGGACGGCGCGCACGCTACGGGAGGGCATGGTGCTCACCGTCGAACCCGGTTgctacttcatcgacgccctgctGGACGAGGCGCTGCGGTCGCCCGTGCTGTCCGCCTTCCTGGTGCCCGGCGTGCTGCAGCGGTTTCGCAACTTCGGCGGCGTTCGCATCGAGGACGACGTGCTCATTACAGCCGATGGACACGAGATGCTCACGCAGGtgccgcgcaccgtcgccgagaTTGAGGCGCTCATGGCCGGACACTGA